From a region of the Labrus mixtus chromosome 5, fLabMix1.1, whole genome shotgun sequence genome:
- the mrpl1 gene encoding 39S ribosomal protein L1, mitochondrial, producing the protein MATCTRTVWKVFTGCQRQLRARGPAHTGVSQMSVPVRTFAAVRAMKKEKKKEEAEKEVKKEKRVIDDKDRHKPYGKTAWAPVDDVYVMRFYPRTIHGAADAIDLLKNFQLLDFTPKNQAVFIDLKLDMKLEKKKRVNQFVSVVHLPHPFRTTENKVLVFTEDEDQVREAQLHGAMLAGGAELIQPILDDEVSADFYVAVPEILQKLVALKSKLRKKFPKSKRGSVGVNVPKMLDLFKTGHEYLVEDECYIRTQIATLDMNKHQIYENLKNIMNDVCSHRPADKGPFIERAIMSTQASEGLWFRSEDVLLKAADEKEEE; encoded by the exons ATGGCTACCTGCACGCGGACTGTGTGGAAAG tgtttACAGGATGTCAGAGGCAGCTGAGAGCCCGAGGCCCCGCCCACACAGGCGTGTCACAGATGAGCGTACCTGTCAGGACCTTCGCTGCCGTCAG GGCgatgaagaaggagaagaagaaggaggaggcggagaaggaagtgaagaaggagaagagggtgATCGACgataaagacagacacaagCCGTACGGGAAGACGGCGTGGGCGCCAGTCGATGACGTGTATGTGATGAGGTTTTACCCGAGAACGATCCACGGTGCGGCGGACGCCATCGACCTACTGAAGAACTTCCAGCTTTTAGACTTCACGCCCAAAAATCAGGCGGTTTTCATCGACCTGAAGCTTGACATGAAGCTGGAGAAGAAG aaAAGAGTCAACCAGTTCGTCAGCGTCGTTcaccttcctcatcccttcagGACGACGGAGAacaaagttttagtttttactgaa gacgAGGATCAGGTGAGAGAAGCTCAGCTTCACGGAGCGATGTTAGCTGGAGGAGCAGAGCTCATTCAGCCG atcctGGATGACGAGGTTTCTGCAGATTTTTACGTGGCTGTTCCAGAGATTCTGCAGAAACTCGTGGCGCTGAAAAGCAAACTGAGGAAGAAGTTTCCAAAGAGCAAACGAG GGTCAGTGGGCGTCAACGTCCCTAAAatgttggatttatttaaaacgGGTCACGAGTACCTGGTGGAGGACGAGTGCTACATCAGGACTCAGATCGCCACG CTCGACATGAACAAACATCAAATCTATGAAAACctaaaaaacatcatgaacGACGTCTGCTCGCACCGACCGGCTGACAAGG gaCCGTTCATCGAGCGTGCGATCATGTCGACTCAGGCGAGTGAAGGGTTGTGGTTCAGGAGTGAAGACGTTTTATTGAAAGCAGCCgatgagaaggaggaggagtga